The genomic interval GCTCAACGACGAGCGACTCTCCGGGCACACCGAGCTGCGCGACGGCGACCGGATCCGGCTCGGCAACCTGGAGCTGCGGTTCTTCGACCCGGGCGCCGCCGCCACCGACCAGCTGGGGACGTACCGCCGCCAGCTGGCGCCGCCCGCGGACCCGCCGGCCGGCGCGCTCGCCGAGCCGACCCAGTTGATGGGGACGCCCGCGCGGCGGTCCCGGCGGATGCTGTTGATGATCGGCGGTGCCGTCGCCCTCGCCGGCGGGAT from Plantactinospora sp. BC1 carries:
- a CDS encoding FHA domain-containing protein; translation: MSDQLDLLPILTVTSGPLRGASFRLRPGVRRIGREDGADVLLDDPKVSRWHATVELTAGRVLLTDTGSTNGTWLNDERLSGHTELRDGDRIRLGNLELRFFDPGAAATDQLGTYRRQLAPPADPPAGALAEPTQLMGTPARRSRRMLLMIGGAVALAGGMTWAYLALQ